Part of the Lolium rigidum isolate FL_2022 chromosome 6, APGP_CSIRO_Lrig_0.1, whole genome shotgun sequence genome, TATTTCTGATAGGAGGAAAGATATTTATAGACTACGAGCTAAAAGATTACTCAGGCTGAGAAAACAAAATACTGACTGTGTACCACAAGAAAATCTGAACCCTATTATGTACTCCAGCTACTACAAAGCTCGGCCAAGATGAGTTAGTGTATTCTTATCAAGAAGTAGCATGCTTTGTGCAGTAAGATACAAAAAGTGCATACTTCATGAATTATCAATGTGTGTCCTTTTCAATCCAACTTATGTCTTTAAGCTGGTTTAAGCAAACATTTCATGTGAGCGCAAGCTCATGTTAAATTTTTAACCCACAATTCTTATTTGACAGCACAAGCAAACACTCACACACTGCTAAACCCTCTGCCCGTTGTGCTTTAGACTCACTTTAATTTAGAATTTAGTTGTTTTAAGACTTAATTATCTTCATTTTCAGTTAAGGGAGTAAAAGGAATATTGGAATTGGAATTTCTAAAGCACCATGAGTTCCGACGGCATCACGTTTGCTTGGATGTAAACCTAGAATACCATTTTATGCCTATAACTGaatggaaacaaaaaaaaaagcatggCAAGAAAGTATTTCCAGTTAACAAGACATCCATCATAACATGATGGGAGGTGAAGTCAAAGCTCTATGAGAGCATTGAGTGTCTGAAATAAAATGTGTTAACAAAGTTGTTTTCGATGGTGTTAAACTGTTAATAAATTACTTGTTAGGTGTTTAGTTCAATATGAGCAGGAGCAAGGAGTTCTCCAACATGGTTTCAACTTTGAGTGACAATGGAGCCATTGGCAGATAAGAGTGCCAATAATTGTTAATTTACCATTAGTGATACAGCCAGAAGAGCCTAATAGCATGAGATAAAGTGCTCAAACAATTACATTGTTGCTGCCTGTAAGAGTTGGAGAAGATAAGATAGGACAGGCCGGTAACAGAAACTCTGGAACTAGAGGTACCACAACAGTTGGGCAAGACAACCACTACACTAAAGTCTGAACGATGAGACCTCAATGAAGTAATATTGTCGACATTGAAGAACAATCCTTTTCGTAGTCATCTTTGAGCTTCAGATCGATATGGCGGTCAGTAAATAGTTCGTGCTCAAATTCCAGGTCAGAAAGGAGATAGTTGTCATGATGTTCAGCTGCAAGAAAAACAACAGGTTAGTTGGAGCAGTTAACAGAAAAAGTTCTGCCATGGAATGGCACATGTAGTTAACACACAGTAGTTTATGCGAAAAATTGTACTGATCAGTTAGAATTACAGCCATACAGGTCGTTTCTAGCAAGAATCTTTTTTTGTGAGCAAAATGTAACTGAACCTGGTTTCACACAAATGCAGACCCAGATCATTAATCGCAGGTTACTACAAAACTATGCATCCATTTAATTTCCTGGCACGGACACACCTTGCCAGTTCATGTAAGGAAACAAAAGAAGGGAGGAAGCACGAACCAAGTCTTGAGCTTAAGCGTGTCATCGAAGGAAGAAATTCAGGATCCAGCTCAAGTTTTGTTTCATCATCTCGGTCGGCCATGGATATCTAAAATACAGAAATAGTGAATATACCAAGCGGAAGTAAACAACTGCATACAATACATGCTGATGACATCAACAGAGCAAGGTGGGTATATTTTAGCTCACAGTTGTCAGTAATCACCATGCTATTAACTAACTAAGCattttgtagcaaaaaaaaaaaagaaaattgcaGGTACATGTGTGAATACCATAAAAGATTACAAATCTAATCCAACTCGTACTCTAGTTCCATACCACCATGTGTATAACATAGTTTTGCGTCAGGAAATCAGTTAGCTAGACTGGACAAATCCTAATCATCAGCAATCAGAACATTTTAATAATTACTCCCTCTGTTAGTTGTCgtagatttggatgtatctatacacaaattaagatgtatctatacacattTTGtgaatagatacatccgaatctgtatggaacggagggagtagtacattATTACCACCATGTTACTCCAACTGCAGGATAGTTGTGATATTACCCCATGGAGACCTACATGCACTCCATTCTGATGCATCATCCAGATGCACAACTACATTTCGTCCCACACTAGAGCAAATTTTGGATCAGTAAAAAGCTACAGCATACCTTCGATGGTACATCGATGTCATAAATACTTTCCATAGAAACCTGAAAAGTGCCCATTGCCTTATCCACCTTCTTCCGTATGCCTGATTCGGGATCCCAACATGACACAAAACAGACTTCAGTACTAATACACACAAACAATGTACTCCAGTAAGAActtaaattttagtttttttcctaAGAATGAGCAGAACCACCCCTTAAAATATCCTTACAAGACAATTTACAAAGTTACTAGAGATTACTGTCATAAAGGCAGTGCAATGAAACCGGAAACATACGCTCTTTTTGCTGATCTGCCATCAGTCTCTGCACATCATTTCCAGTGAAGCTTGCAGTTTCAATTCCATCCTTAGCCCACTCGCAGCACTTCATCCAATCCTCATCACTGAGACGGCTGGGTTTCGCCACGCCCTTTGAACCATGCACACTCtccgctgctcctgctgctgcacCCTTCCCTCCGGCACCGGCCGGCGGAGCTTTCCCGGCTTTACCCAGATCTCCCAGGGCCCTCCGTTCTCGCCGCCCCGCCCTGGCCGCTGGCCCGCGGGCGACCCCGGCTTTCTTGCCATCAACGCCTTGCCAATCAGAAACAGAACAGGGACGCGCAACTGATCAGCACTCGATTTAAGAGAGAGTTCACTGCGAATTCGGCAAGGCGGCGGGATGGATTACCTCGAAAGATCGGCAAGTTCTCGTTTTGCACGAAGATTGGAGCCCGCGAAGCCAATTCGTGCTGCATTTTTATCAGATCGCGCGCGCTTCGAGTGAAGTGGAAGCTTGCGATTGAGCGAAATTGGAACCCTCGGTAGAGGAGAAACCCCTAGAAGTCGCCCTGCGCAAAACCCCTAGAAAAGACAGGATTTTGGAGGCTTGCCCTGGCTGGAGGAAACCGACGAAGTGAAGTGGAGTAGAAGGCTTGCTGGGGAAGGAGGAAGAGAGGAGAGAAAACGGGAAGGGCGAACTAAATTACGCCAACGACACGCGAAAACGTAAAAAGATTTTAGTGTAGAAAGCGTGATTCAGATTTTCATGAAGGCGTAAATCTACTGTTGCGTCCATTATCTTCCTGATTGAAATGTATTATTCTACAGTATCAAGAAAGAACAAAGTATATACAGATGATATTCTGGTAGATCAGTGTGCATTAATCAGATAGTTGATGAACTGTAGTGGTGCAGATTAATCAGGAATCAACAAGTAATACTACAATTTGCCTGCAAAATGGAAAGAGAAACATTACAATTGTACAGGAAGCACACAAAAAGAAATTTCAACAATAATATGCCAACGATGTGGGGTCATTTTCTTTTCTGGGCCGCTGAACGTACATACAACTCAAACACTACACTTTTCCATTTATTCTGGGACTCTACAGCA contains:
- the LOC124668550 gene encoding uncharacterized protein LOC124668550, translating into MQHELASRAPIFVQNENLPIFRGVDGKKAGVARGPAARAGRRERRALGDLGKAGKAPPAGAGGKGAAAGAAESVHGSKGVAKPSRLSDEDWMKCCEWAKDGIETASFTGNDVQRLMADQQKERIRKKVDKAMGTFQVSMESIYDIDVPSKISMADRDDETKLELDPEFLPSMTRLSSRLAEHHDNYLLSDLEFEHELFTDRHIDLKLKDDYEKDCSSMSTILLH